From Candidatus Nitrospira nitrificans, a single genomic window includes:
- a CDS encoding alpha/beta fold hydrolase, whose product MSDLRLFYATNRNHLGGDRWRPHGYGKKFSDDGVENLRFGRVLVKVDESKMNKYLEKNCGSMGQGDGEGLIKYLAKCAESADIVAYREKINRSVAEDQQENIKLGSQGAFSDLQTVMRQNSDVLLFIHGYNVSWTDAVGTALSLQTMLNSSPERDSEQQVQVVLFTWPSDGMALPFVSYKSDRSEAAGSGNAVGRGILKVRDFLAGLRRTEETLCKQDLHLLCHSMGNYLLQNALERCDAFTPGNALPRIFEHIFLCSPDVDDTALEEGQPLARVHELARSVSVYHNRGDAALVISDFTKGNPDRLGSNGPARPAHVHNKVHQVDCTPLVRGRVEHSYYLVGHVNADIRMSIDGLPHDDPSRHRNRLGVMGNQWEMRSA is encoded by the coding sequence ATGAGTGACTTACGACTTTTCTACGCGACCAACCGCAACCACCTCGGCGGCGATCGCTGGCGCCCACATGGTTATGGGAAAAAATTCAGCGACGACGGCGTCGAGAACCTTCGTTTCGGCCGAGTCCTCGTCAAGGTCGATGAATCCAAGATGAACAAGTATCTTGAAAAGAACTGCGGAAGCATGGGACAGGGGGACGGCGAGGGGCTCATCAAGTACCTGGCCAAATGCGCCGAGTCCGCCGACATCGTGGCCTATCGGGAAAAGATCAACCGGTCGGTCGCCGAAGACCAACAAGAGAACATCAAACTAGGATCGCAAGGGGCATTTTCAGACCTGCAAACCGTCATGCGACAGAATTCGGATGTGCTGCTGTTTATCCATGGCTACAACGTCTCTTGGACCGACGCGGTCGGCACGGCCCTCTCGCTGCAGACTATGTTGAATTCCAGTCCGGAGAGAGACTCCGAGCAGCAGGTGCAGGTCGTGCTCTTTACCTGGCCTTCGGACGGGATGGCGCTCCCCTTCGTCTCCTATAAATCAGACCGGTCGGAGGCGGCTGGGTCCGGCAACGCGGTCGGCCGCGGCATTCTGAAGGTACGGGACTTTCTTGCCGGCTTGCGCCGAACAGAAGAAACGCTCTGCAAACAAGATCTCCATCTCCTCTGTCACTCGATGGGCAACTACCTCTTACAGAACGCGCTCGAACGGTGCGATGCCTTCACACCCGGCAACGCATTGCCCCGCATCTTTGAGCACATTTTTCTCTGCTCGCCCGACGTGGACGACACCGCATTGGAAGAAGGGCAGCCGTTGGCGCGAGTGCATGAACTGGCCAGAAGCGTCAGCGTCTATCACAATCGCGGCGATGCCGCCCTCGTCATTTCTGATTTCACGAAAGGCAATCCGGATCGACTGGGGTCAAACGGTCCGGCGCGCCCAGCTCACGTGCATAATAAGGTGCACCAGGTCGACTGCACCCCTCTCGTCAGGGGTCGCGTCGAACACAGTTACTATCTGGTGGGGCACGTCAATGCCGACATCCGCATGAGTATCGATGGACTTCCACATGACGACCCAAGCCGACACCGCAACCGGCTCGGCGTGATGGGCAATCAGTGGGAAATGCGATCCGCCTAA
- the tkt gene encoding transketolase, with product MVTNVQLDQTCINTIRTLSMDAVQQANSGHPGTPMAMAPVAYCLWQRILRFDPNDPIWPNRDRFVLSMGHASMLLYSLLHLTGVKAVNPQYERLGELSVQLDDLKRFRQLNSKCAGHPEYRWTSGVETTTGPLGQGIATSVGMAIAAQWQAHYFNRPGFDMFDYNVYALCGDGCMMEGVAGEAASLAAHLKLSNLCWIYDNNKITIEGHTDWAFSEDVATRFIGYGWNVTRVGDANDLDMLERALMTFNREVGRPTLIIVDSHIAYGSPNKQDTHAAHGEPLGEEEIRLTKRNYGWPEHEKFLVPDGVREHFQQGMGTRGREARAAWMAKLEDYQRQFPQLAEQLSHMQQRHLPEGWDKDLPLFPPDAKGVAGRDASSKVLNALAQQVPWLLGGSADLAPSTKTRLTFEGAGDFTATSRGGRNLHFGVREHAMGSVLNGLSLSKVRPYGSGFLIFSDYSRGAIRLSALMEIPVIHIFTHDSIGVGEDGPTHQPIEQLASLRAIPNLIVLRPADANEVLEAWRVIMQLKHEPVALILTRQALPTIDRATYAAASGVAKGAYILADAPGGKPDLLLLASGSEVWLCLEAAEQLKAQGIKARVVSMPSWELFEHQPQTYRDSVIPPTVTARVCVEQASTFGWARYAGLNGEIIGMKTFGASAPLKELQKKFGFTTDNVVAAAKGQVQRIAKAA from the coding sequence ATGGTGACGAACGTACAACTCGACCAGACCTGCATCAACACAATCCGCACCCTTTCGATGGACGCCGTGCAGCAAGCCAATTCTGGCCATCCGGGAACACCGATGGCCATGGCCCCGGTTGCCTACTGTCTCTGGCAACGAATCCTACGATTTGATCCGAACGATCCAATTTGGCCGAACCGAGACCGGTTCGTGCTGTCGATGGGACACGCCTCCATGCTCCTCTACTCTCTCCTGCATTTGACCGGAGTGAAGGCGGTCAATCCCCAATACGAACGGCTGGGCGAGCTCTCAGTGCAACTGGACGACCTCAAACGCTTCCGCCAACTCAACAGCAAGTGCGCAGGACATCCGGAATACCGCTGGACCTCCGGCGTGGAGACCACGACTGGGCCGCTCGGGCAAGGAATCGCCACCAGCGTCGGGATGGCGATCGCCGCTCAATGGCAAGCCCACTACTTCAATCGCCCTGGCTTCGATATGTTCGACTACAACGTCTACGCGCTGTGCGGCGACGGCTGTATGATGGAAGGCGTCGCAGGAGAAGCGGCGTCCCTTGCGGCGCACTTGAAGCTGTCCAACCTCTGCTGGATCTATGACAACAATAAAATCACAATCGAAGGGCACACAGACTGGGCCTTCAGCGAGGATGTGGCCACCCGTTTCATTGGATACGGATGGAACGTCACCCGGGTCGGCGACGCCAATGATCTCGACATGCTCGAACGGGCCCTTATGACGTTCAACCGGGAAGTGGGGCGACCGACACTGATCATCGTCGACAGTCATATCGCCTATGGATCCCCCAACAAACAAGATACCCACGCCGCCCACGGCGAACCGCTGGGAGAAGAAGAAATTCGGCTGACCAAACGGAACTACGGCTGGCCCGAGCACGAAAAGTTCCTGGTGCCCGATGGCGTGCGTGAACATTTCCAACAGGGCATGGGTACGCGCGGACGCGAAGCGCGCGCGGCCTGGATGGCCAAGCTTGAGGACTACCAACGACAATTCCCCCAGCTCGCTGAACAACTCTCCCACATGCAACAGCGCCACCTGCCCGAGGGATGGGACAAGGATCTCCCGTTGTTCCCTCCCGATGCCAAGGGAGTGGCTGGTCGCGATGCCTCGAGCAAGGTGCTCAACGCCCTCGCGCAACAGGTCCCGTGGCTCTTAGGCGGGTCCGCGGATCTGGCCCCCTCGACGAAGACCCGTTTGACCTTCGAGGGAGCCGGCGATTTCACCGCCACGAGCCGCGGCGGCCGCAACCTGCATTTCGGCGTCCGGGAACATGCGATGGGCTCGGTGTTAAACGGGCTCTCCCTCTCCAAGGTACGCCCCTACGGCTCCGGCTTCCTCATTTTCAGCGATTACAGCCGGGGCGCGATCCGCTTGAGCGCGCTGATGGAAATCCCCGTTATCCACATTTTCACCCACGATTCGATCGGGGTGGGCGAGGATGGCCCCACACATCAGCCGATCGAGCAACTCGCCTCGCTGCGCGCGATCCCGAATCTGATCGTCCTTCGGCCTGCGGACGCGAACGAGGTCTTGGAAGCCTGGCGCGTCATCATGCAATTGAAACATGAGCCGGTCGCCTTGATTCTGACCAGACAGGCCCTCCCGACCATCGACCGTGCTACCTACGCCGCGGCATCCGGAGTGGCCAAAGGCGCCTACATATTGGCCGATGCGCCTGGGGGGAAACCGGACCTGCTATTACTCGCCAGTGGCAGTGAAGTCTGGCTCTGTCTCGAGGCCGCGGAACAGTTGAAGGCACAGGGAATCAAGGCCCGCGTGGTGAGCATGCCGTCGTGGGAGCTGTTCGAGCATCAGCCGCAGACCTATCGCGATAGTGTGATTCCTCCAACCGTGACGGCCAGAGTCTGCGTGGAGCAGGCCTCCACGTTTGGATGGGCTCGCTATGCAGGCCTGAACGGCGAGATCATCGGCATGAAAACTTTTGGCGCCTCGGCGCCTCTCAAAGAGCTTCAAAAGAAATTCGGATTCACGACGGACAATGTCGTGGCGGCGGCAAAAGGGCAGGTTCAGAGAATAGCGAAGGCCGCCTGA
- a CDS encoding dienelactone hydrolase family protein — protein MCAPHTKEEGTPAGNWEECFDQSFSHEGITHPVYCLNAGTSKPPVLLLHELTGLTPGTLAYAEELSNDFTVYVPLLFGEKGTFSPTSGLWAYWFRGVVDFFPGGEWGIPTHGSAPVVDWLRAVVGKIGERHQEQRLGVIGSCMTGPLPVALLDNPQVGAAVVAQPALPLSFWWSTDADKQSLGLSLDDLQGAQESAAKIYGLRFETDCMSDRAKWRTLRDQFGDRFLDGEIPASAYRVEGKPTNAHSTLIGSWKKQDETGQSSRDARAEVRRFLLTELSGSPQGR, from the coding sequence ATGTGCGCGCCTCATACGAAAGAAGAAGGTACCCCGGCTGGAAATTGGGAGGAGTGTTTCGACCAATCATTCTCCCACGAAGGCATCACCCATCCGGTCTACTGCCTCAATGCCGGCACCTCGAAGCCGCCTGTGCTCTTGCTCCATGAACTGACAGGGCTGACTCCAGGGACACTCGCCTATGCGGAAGAACTCTCGAACGATTTCACTGTCTATGTGCCCCTGTTATTCGGCGAGAAAGGGACGTTCTCCCCGACCTCCGGCTTGTGGGCCTATTGGTTTCGAGGTGTGGTTGATTTCTTTCCCGGCGGCGAATGGGGTATTCCCACTCATGGAAGCGCTCCCGTCGTGGACTGGCTACGCGCTGTCGTGGGAAAGATAGGAGAGCGTCACCAAGAGCAGCGACTTGGCGTCATCGGGAGCTGCATGACCGGCCCCCTTCCTGTGGCCCTGCTGGACAATCCGCAAGTCGGCGCCGCGGTGGTCGCCCAACCGGCGCTGCCCCTGTCCTTTTGGTGGTCCACTGATGCGGACAAACAATCACTCGGTCTTTCGCTCGACGACCTTCAGGGCGCACAAGAAAGTGCTGCGAAGATTTATGGACTGAGATTTGAGACCGACTGCATGTCGGACCGGGCAAAATGGCGGACCTTGCGCGACCAATTTGGCGATCGATTTCTGGACGGAGAAATCCCCGCGAGCGCCTATCGAGTAGAGGGAAAACCGACCAACGCCCACAGCACCCTGATCGGCTCGTGGAAGAAGCAGGACGAGACCGGACAGTCCTCCCGAGACGCGCGCGCAGAAGTTCGGCGTTTTCTTCTGACGGAACTATCCGGGAGTCCGCAAGGCCGCTGA
- a CDS encoding CC0125/CC1285 family lipoprotein: MAFRLCVPALLVLAIFLAGCATGQYKPLSDAGTTEVEQLKENVYRVEYRASAFTSQEQLDRHLRRRCAELTLREGYDFFHMAQRADVLGLSRRTAMTVTMYKDQKPVGIANLYDAKDVLAGTVTAPKTN, encoded by the coding sequence ATGGCTTTCAGATTGTGTGTGCCGGCTCTTCTGGTATTGGCCATATTTCTGGCCGGCTGCGCGACTGGACAGTACAAACCACTGAGTGACGCGGGAACGACTGAAGTTGAGCAACTCAAGGAGAACGTGTATCGGGTGGAGTATCGGGCAAGCGCCTTCACGTCCCAGGAGCAGCTGGATCGCCATCTCCGTCGACGCTGCGCGGAGCTGACGCTCCGGGAGGGATACGACTTTTTTCATATGGCTCAACGAGCCGACGTGCTGGGACTCTCACGCCGCACAGCCATGACGGTCACAATGTACAAAGATCAAAAACCGGTTGGGATTGCCAATCTGTACGATGCCAAGGACGTGTTAGCCGGGACAGTGACCGCCCCAAAGACGAACTAA
- a CDS encoding PIN domain-containing protein, with protein sequence MKHVTFYDSAYHVLAIRTKGLYMTADMAYVKRAKAKGHVVLLAEWESPEMQDFL encoded by the coding sequence GTGAAACACGTCACCTTCTATGACTCCGCCTACCATGTGCTGGCCATTCGTACGAAAGGCTTGTATATGACCGCCGATATGGCCTATGTGAAACGAGCCAAGGCGAAAGGGCATGTGGTGCTCCTGGCCGAATGGGAAAGTCCAGAGATGCAAGACTTTCTCTGA